The Herpetosiphonaceae bacterium genome has a window encoding:
- a CDS encoding acyltransferase family protein, which produces MVQMIRWRLPQAFAPSFVSVQNSQRSPLTRERTGGSKMLSKPSGQRRCDLDWLRVLLILTVLVFHSLRLFDLEGWYVKSATTHLSAQALVVFISRWLMPAVFLISGMATFYALGTRRAWRFVKDRALRLLVPLLVGLVTHIPLQEYLKQVSQNQYRGSFWQWYLTTFNGLDRFGGNFNWIGSHLWYLEMLFVFSLVCLPLFLWLRNGTGQRVLTWVGARFAAPGALYLPVLPIILLSATLDPDSNSLLARDEFGGWNLPSHLIFFLSGFVFASSPAMQASMRRIRWFSLVTALVSFFVGVALVLALTGGENAFGTPIYLVWSIASSLSCWAGSLAILGFGMQRLNVRTPVLEYGNEAVLPFYVLHQSILLVVAFYVLTWTIPDLAKWAIILVSTFTLIMVLYELLIRRINLLRVLFGMKPLRPHREVQQVAAASSSHSS; this is translated from the coding sequence ATGGTGCAGATGATCCGCTGGCGCTTACCGCAGGCTTTCGCCCCCTCCTTCGTGAGCGTGCAGAACTCCCAGCGCTCTCCGCTAACCCGAGAAAGAACGGGAGGAAGCAAGATGTTGAGCAAACCTTCCGGACAACGTCGATGTGACCTGGACTGGCTCCGTGTGCTGCTCATCCTGACGGTCCTCGTCTTCCACAGTCTGCGCTTGTTTGACCTGGAAGGCTGGTATGTCAAGAGTGCAACGACCCATCTGAGTGCTCAGGCGCTGGTGGTCTTCATCAGCCGCTGGCTGATGCCAGCCGTCTTTCTCATCTCCGGGATGGCTACGTTTTATGCTCTGGGCACACGCCGGGCATGGCGGTTTGTCAAAGACCGCGCGCTGCGCCTGCTGGTCCCGCTGCTGGTCGGCCTCGTCACGCACATCCCGCTCCAGGAATATCTCAAGCAGGTCAGCCAGAACCAATACCGCGGATCCTTCTGGCAGTGGTACCTCACGACGTTCAATGGCTTGGATCGGTTCGGCGGCAACTTTAACTGGATCGGCAGCCATCTCTGGTATCTGGAAATGCTGTTCGTTTTCAGTCTGGTCTGCCTGCCGCTGTTCCTCTGGCTGCGGAACGGAACCGGTCAGCGGGTGCTTACCTGGGTGGGAGCGCGGTTCGCCGCACCTGGCGCATTGTACCTGCCGGTTCTGCCCATCATCCTGCTGTCTGCGACATTAGATCCGGATAGCAATAGCCTCCTGGCCCGGGATGAGTTTGGGGGCTGGAACCTGCCCTCCCACCTGATCTTCTTCTTGAGCGGCTTTGTGTTCGCCTCCAGCCCGGCTATGCAGGCCAGCATGCGCCGGATACGCTGGTTCTCATTGGTCACTGCGCTGGTTAGCTTCTTCGTCGGGGTCGCGCTGGTGCTCGCACTGACCGGCGGGGAAAATGCGTTCGGTACACCGATATACCTGGTGTGGTCGATCGCTTCGAGCCTTTCCTGCTGGGCCGGCTCGCTGGCGATCCTTGGGTTTGGGATGCAACGGCTGAATGTCCGCACGCCGGTATTGGAGTACGGCAACGAAGCCGTGCTGCCCTTCTACGTCCTGCATCAATCCATCCTGCTCGTGGTAGCCTTCTACGTGTTGACGTGGACGATCCCCGACCTTGCCAAATGGGCCATCATCCTGGTCAGCACGTTCACACTCATCATGGTGCTGTACGAATTGCTGATTCGTCGGATCAACCTCCTGCGGGTGCTGTTTGGGATGAAGCCGCTGCGACCCCATCGGGAGGTGCAGCAGGTGGCGGCAGCCTCATCCAGCCATAGTTCATAG
- a CDS encoding DUF983 domain-containing protein, with protein MSRIVRALIDGVRLRCPECHRGRIFVKPFKIRRQCPVCGIVFERSGGEMTGGMVINLVVTELIVVITGSIYALFTRVPLLPLLTTLIVFAIIFPILFYHTARGLWVSIIYLTAANLEAD; from the coding sequence ATGAGCCGGATTGTGCGAGCTTTGATCGATGGGGTGCGCCTGCGCTGCCCCGAATGCCATCGCGGCAGGATATTTGTCAAGCCGTTCAAGATTCGACGACAATGCCCGGTCTGTGGGATAGTGTTTGAGCGGTCAGGTGGTGAGATGACGGGTGGCATGGTGATTAATCTGGTCGTTACCGAGCTGATTGTGGTCATTACAGGCTCCATCTACGCGCTCTTTACCAGAGTGCCGCTCCTGCCCCTGCTGACGACGTTAATCGTCTTCGCCATCATCTTCCCGATCCTGTTTTATCACACCGCGCGCGGCCTGTGGGTGAGCATCATCTACTTGACGGCGGCCAATCTGGAGGCCGACTAG
- a CDS encoding IlvD/Edd family dehydratase, with protein sequence MTAPTTRPTRRFRSRDWFDDPERIDQTALYLERFMNYGMTPEELRAGRPIIGIAQTGSDLNPCNRIHLDLARRVRDGIRDAGGIPMEFPVHPIFEECRRPTAALDRNLAYLGLVEILYGYPIDAVVLTTGCDKTTPSAIMAASTVDIPAIVLSGGPMLDGWFEGELVGSGTIIWKSRRRLAAGLIDEAEFFDATLASATSAGHCNTMGTASTMNAVAEAMGLSLPGCAAIPAPYGERAQMAYATGRRIVELAYADLRPSQILTREAFLNAIVTIAAIGGSTNAQPHLMAMARHAGVALTPQDWSHGYDIPLLVNMQPAGKYLGERFHRAGGVPAVLWELMQAGKLSGDVLTVTGRTLAENVAGRASTDREVITPYDAPLKPQAGFLVLTGNLFEFAIMKTSVISEEFRRRYLREPGREGVFDGRAVVFDGAEDYHARINDPALAIDEHSILVIRGTGPVGWPGGAEVVNMQPPDALLQRGITTLPTIGDGRQSGTSDSPSILNAAPESAVGGGLAWLRTGDTIRIDLNAGRCDMLVSEAEIERRKQDGIPTVPASATPWQEMYRAGVGQMDSGAVLEVAVKYRGVAAKPPRHNH encoded by the coding sequence ATGACGGCTCCAACCACCCGGCCCACGCGCCGGTTCCGCTCACGCGACTGGTTCGACGATCCAGAGCGCATCGACCAGACTGCCCTCTACCTCGAACGCTTCATGAACTATGGCATGACGCCGGAGGAGCTGCGCGCGGGCAGGCCGATCATTGGCATTGCCCAGACCGGCAGCGACCTGAATCCCTGCAACCGCATCCATCTCGATCTTGCGCGCCGGGTGCGCGATGGTATTCGGGACGCCGGCGGGATTCCTATGGAGTTCCCCGTCCACCCGATCTTCGAGGAGTGCCGCCGTCCTACCGCCGCGCTGGACCGCAACCTGGCCTACCTGGGCCTGGTCGAGATCCTCTACGGCTATCCGATCGACGCAGTGGTGCTGACCACCGGCTGCGATAAGACCACCCCATCCGCGATCATGGCCGCGTCGACCGTCGATATCCCGGCGATCGTCCTTTCGGGCGGGCCGATGCTCGATGGCTGGTTTGAGGGCGAGCTCGTAGGCTCCGGCACCATCATCTGGAAAAGCCGTCGTCGGCTGGCGGCGGGGCTGATCGACGAGGCGGAGTTTTTCGATGCCACGCTGGCGTCCGCGACCTCGGCAGGTCACTGCAATACCATGGGCACCGCCTCCACGATGAATGCGGTGGCCGAGGCGATGGGCCTGTCGCTGCCCGGGTGCGCGGCGATCCCCGCGCCGTATGGTGAGCGCGCCCAGATGGCCTACGCGACCGGGCGGCGCATCGTCGAGCTGGCCTACGCGGACCTGCGGCCCTCGCAGATTCTCACCCGCGAGGCTTTCCTCAACGCGATCGTGACCATCGCCGCGATCGGCGGCTCAACCAATGCGCAGCCCCACCTGATGGCTATGGCGCGCCACGCGGGCGTGGCGCTCACCCCACAGGACTGGTCGCATGGCTACGACATCCCCCTGCTGGTCAACATGCAGCCCGCAGGCAAGTATCTGGGTGAGCGCTTCCATCGGGCGGGCGGCGTGCCCGCGGTGCTCTGGGAGCTGATGCAGGCCGGGAAGCTCAGCGGCGATGTCCTGACCGTCACTGGCCGGACGCTGGCCGAGAATGTTGCCGGGCGTGCGAGCACGGACCGCGAGGTGATCACGCCCTACGACGCGCCGCTGAAGCCGCAGGCCGGATTTCTGGTCCTCACCGGCAACCTCTTCGAGTTCGCGATTATGAAGACGAGCGTGATCTCCGAGGAGTTTCGGCGCCGCTACCTGCGCGAGCCTGGGCGCGAGGGTGTGTTTGATGGACGCGCGGTGGTCTTCGACGGCGCTGAGGACTACCATGCCCGCATCAACGACCCGGCGCTGGCGATCGACGAGCACAGCATCCTGGTGATCCGTGGGACGGGGCCGGTCGGCTGGCCGGGCGGGGCGGAGGTGGTCAACATGCAGCCGCCGGACGCGCTGCTTCAGCGGGGGATCACGACCCTGCCCACGATCGGTGATGGACGACAGTCGGGAACGTCCGACAGCCCATCGATCCTCAACGCCGCACCTGAGAGCGCGGTGGGCGGTGGCCTGGCCTGGCTCCGCACCGGCGACACCATCCGCATCGACCTCAATGCCGGGCGCTGCGATATGCTCGTGTCGGAGGCGGAAATTGAGCGCCGCAAACAGGACGGCATCCCGACCGTGCCGGCCAGCGCCACGCCCTGGCAGGAGATGTATCGCGCCGGAGTGGGCCAGATGGACAGCGGGGCCGTCCTGGAGGTCGCGGTGAAGTATCGTGGTGTTGCCGCAAAGCCGCCGCGTCATAATCACTGA
- a CDS encoding SIR2 family protein: MALPRKAKGSKKIDEGLINIIAEYVKRGECILFLGAGAHYPPPKDSSYTYPEHQRPPLGSALCEHLSVRSGLSEQPPKERKKISGLQRVSLYYETKRSRKALVDEIRQMVGEGKTPSPVIRALARLNFPLVFTTNYDRLFEMALHDEKKAFNRRVYSKDRDTPTEDYLEDPNPQQPIICKIHGDIGNPDSIVITDEDYIQFVLRMGDPDIYHPVPETFRFYFKRWPTLFIGYSLMDYNLRLLFKTMRWKIDRAKVPDMYSVDLSPDPLILDVWELQQKYVKFITQDVWSFVPMLYQKVTGEEFPPR; encoded by the coding sequence ATGGCCCTGCCCCGCAAAGCCAAAGGCAGCAAAAAGATCGATGAAGGTCTGATTAATATCATTGCGGAGTATGTCAAGCGAGGAGAATGTATTCTTTTTTTAGGAGCAGGCGCGCATTATCCACCCCCCAAGGACTCGTCCTACACCTACCCGGAACATCAACGGCCACCGCTTGGCAGCGCGCTGTGCGAGCATTTATCGGTTCGGAGTGGGCTGTCGGAGCAACCTCCCAAGGAGCGGAAGAAAATCAGCGGCCTACAGCGTGTTTCCTTGTATTACGAGACAAAACGGTCGAGAAAAGCATTAGTTGACGAGATACGGCAGATGGTCGGGGAGGGCAAAACGCCTTCTCCGGTGATCCGAGCGTTAGCGCGGCTCAATTTCCCGCTCGTGTTCACCACCAACTATGACCGCCTGTTCGAAATGGCCCTGCACGACGAGAAGAAAGCCTTTAATCGCCGCGTGTACTCGAAGGATCGCGATACGCCAACCGAAGATTATTTGGAAGATCCCAACCCCCAGCAGCCCATCATCTGCAAAATTCATGGCGACATCGGAAACCCCGACTCGATTGTCATTACCGATGAAGATTACATCCAGTTCGTGTTGCGCATGGGCGATCCTGATATTTATCATCCGGTGCCTGAGACATTTCGCTTCTACTTTAAGCGCTGGCCGACGCTCTTTATCGGGTACAGCCTGATGGATTACAACCTGCGGCTGCTGTTCAAAACCATGCGCTGGAAAATCGATCGGGCGAAAGTTCCTGACATGTACTCCGTTGATCTTTCTCCCGATCCCCTCATCCTTGACGTATGGGAGCTCCAGCAAAAATATGTCAAATTCATCACCCAAGATGTATGGTCCTTTGTGCCAATGCTGTATCAAAAGGTGACTGGCGAGGAGTTTCCACCGCGATGA
- a CDS encoding MFS transporter, whose product MQMIRQRAFLFLWMTHLVVTLANELTTISMVVLVFGSTGSALQATGVLVARNIPPLVFGPFAGSIVDRWPRRPVLVAANLLRASLLGCFLFAAAHGIGGLWAGYLLVFGLIMVEVMHKPALLATLPVVVPAARLVWANSVLFTTTQVVLTIGYTAGGFIAATAGPQLLASLNLGCFLLAAGSAGLIGAIASPARSGADVRFWRNVLDGFTYLRSHRLARALITVEFLESWPHGVWTSALMLSFTVHALGAGVDAWGYQSGAFFAGQLIGAALALSFARHLGRRPGWIIIANGFLMSTMTVAYAASPSVIVAVLVSMAFGPPFALRDVAQDSLLQTQVSPDMLGRVYALREMFARMAFLVGGLLFSQLADSIGIRDIYAIAALLYGLIALYTLWSTALRHSRLETMPVP is encoded by the coding sequence ATGCAGATGATCAGACAACGTGCATTCCTGTTTCTCTGGATGACCCACCTTGTCGTCACCCTGGCTAACGAGTTAACAACGATCAGCATGGTTGTGCTGGTCTTTGGCTCAACCGGCTCGGCGCTTCAGGCAACGGGTGTCCTTGTCGCGCGCAATATCCCACCGCTGGTGTTTGGGCCATTCGCTGGCAGTATCGTGGATCGCTGGCCGCGCCGCCCCGTCCTGGTGGCCGCTAATCTGCTGCGTGCCAGCCTGCTTGGCTGCTTCTTGTTCGCAGCGGCGCACGGCATCGGCGGCCTCTGGGCTGGCTACCTCCTAGTCTTTGGTCTGATCATGGTTGAGGTTATGCATAAGCCGGCACTGCTTGCCACGCTCCCCGTCGTGGTGCCCGCTGCACGATTAGTATGGGCCAATAGTGTCCTCTTCACGACAACCCAGGTGGTGCTCACCATCGGGTACACCGCGGGTGGTTTCATCGCCGCTACCGCCGGGCCGCAGCTCCTCGCGTCGCTCAACCTTGGCTGCTTTCTCCTCGCCGCCGGAAGCGCAGGTCTGATCGGCGCCATCGCCAGCCCTGCGCGGTCGGGAGCGGATGTTCGCTTCTGGCGCAATGTGCTGGATGGCTTCACCTATCTCCGATCGCACCGGCTTGCGCGTGCGCTAATCACCGTCGAGTTTCTTGAGTCCTGGCCCCACGGTGTGTGGACATCGGCGCTGATGCTGTCCTTTACGGTGCATGCCCTGGGCGCTGGCGTCGATGCCTGGGGCTACCAAAGCGGGGCGTTCTTCGCCGGGCAGCTGATCGGCGCGGCCCTGGCGCTCTCGTTCGCACGCCACCTGGGAAGGCGCCCGGGGTGGATCATTATCGCCAACGGGTTTCTGATGAGCACGATGACCGTCGCCTACGCCGCCTCACCCTCGGTCATCGTCGCGGTACTCGTCTCGATGGCCTTTGGCCCACCGTTTGCCCTCCGCGATGTCGCCCAGGACTCCTTGCTCCAAACCCAGGTGTCGCCGGACATGCTCGGACGTGTGTACGCGCTCCGCGAAATGTTCGCACGCATGGCCTTTTTGGTCGGCGGGCTGCTCTTCTCACAGCTGGCCGACAGCATCGGCATTCGTGACATCTACGCGATTGCCGCGCTCTTGTATGGCCTGATCGCGCTCTATACGCTCTGGAGCACCGCCCTGCGGCACAGCCGACTGGAAACGATGCCCGTCCCGTAG
- a CDS encoding pentapeptide repeat-containing protein, with product MVLCANAVSKGDWRGVSTAMTDIPAAPILPHMPYRGIEPFRYVDQPIFFARAQETRKLLRSITIYRGVLLYGASGTGKSSLINAGVIPVVRPEGFAPHRLRVQPIQGSEIIVERIPMTTEGQRPYLPSIFVDDSNPAAQVVLSLATFAERLQAASADSAPLLIFDQFEEFITLFEESLQGKALRKAQAVQQEITTLLLRLLRDHSLPIKLLFVFREDYLAKLSKLFVQSPDLTDHYLRLTAPLVNMLPMIIRGPFLDQALRQHFGKELSDELARKVMAKIEKSSAGGGLNLSEVQIVCLELWRSENPESLFKQRGVQGVLEDYLDRAINLLGSDHLRDPALALLSFLITPSGTRNIVAEDDLITRVNKEEQIATELLRTALKALEIKTKLVRRELRYKTYFYELVSEFLVPWVANQKAARSMAIEHRRLDETSLRTAGAVPGAIGIAPDPHHLEMLRQDLRIWHAWRRNNPTIAPTLARADLAGRPLRAIDLSDANLSQATLDETDLRDALLRSADLTAATLQGADLTGANLGRATLRGARLDHAKLRQAQLRDANLMRASLVEADLRGADLTHADLTGADLTGANLSGASLSYATLVDTNLKRADMTGCTVIGITLWDMNLEGADQSSLVISDPDEPSITVDDLGVAPFVGMLLKSSTIQQVFTARSSKAVLLLGNFAQDRMDILETMLGVIRGRGYVPMVINVDRAYGQDIAKTIDILISLSRFVIADFSGVSSPLELLSTLAAITIPFVPLIHQGERVVGLPVGMQPVLAVPFIAYTGPDSLSRRLPAEGIDAAEQKYQERQLLLRQRLGQAAEPTQPHVAPVDVAQPQSRAPSDAGVEPPLLIASPVEATLSDEQKQTISNIVQNYTSQDRIRVAHKDVKVLAQDPELNELLTPVGSDSEERYLDLIELGQRIQAAQTGARRFGGIARYLLRMLQIKIRYAPSSAPPETEFGV from the coding sequence ATGGTCCTTTGTGCCAATGCTGTATCAAAAGGTGACTGGCGAGGAGTTTCCACCGCGATGACCGACATACCCGCCGCTCCGATCCTCCCGCATATGCCCTATCGAGGGATCGAGCCGTTTCGCTATGTGGATCAGCCCATTTTTTTCGCGCGCGCCCAGGAAACGCGCAAGCTGCTCCGATCGATCACGATCTACCGAGGCGTCCTGCTGTATGGAGCATCAGGAACCGGCAAATCGTCGCTGATTAATGCGGGGGTTATCCCGGTGGTCCGCCCAGAAGGCTTTGCACCGCATCGCCTCCGCGTTCAGCCGATCCAGGGATCAGAAATTATCGTCGAGCGGATCCCCATGACCACCGAGGGTCAGAGGCCGTATCTGCCCTCGATCTTTGTCGACGACTCGAACCCGGCAGCGCAGGTCGTTCTCTCGCTTGCGACCTTCGCCGAGCGGCTCCAGGCGGCGTCAGCCGATTCGGCGCCGCTGCTGATCTTCGATCAGTTCGAGGAGTTTATTACGCTCTTTGAGGAATCGCTGCAAGGAAAAGCGCTGCGAAAAGCTCAGGCGGTTCAGCAGGAGATCACGACCTTGCTGCTCCGGCTGCTTCGCGATCATTCGCTGCCGATTAAGCTGCTCTTTGTCTTCAGGGAGGATTATCTGGCAAAGCTGAGCAAGCTGTTTGTGCAAAGCCCCGACTTAACCGATCACTACTTAAGGCTCACCGCGCCACTCGTCAATATGCTACCGATGATTATACGTGGCCCGTTTCTGGATCAGGCGCTCAGGCAACATTTTGGCAAAGAGCTGTCGGACGAGCTTGCCCGCAAAGTGATGGCAAAAATTGAGAAAAGTAGCGCCGGCGGCGGCCTCAATCTGTCAGAAGTGCAGATCGTCTGCCTGGAGCTGTGGCGATCGGAGAACCCGGAGAGCTTGTTCAAACAGCGTGGCGTGCAGGGCGTGCTGGAAGATTACCTGGATCGCGCCATTAATCTTCTCGGCAGCGACCATCTCCGCGACCCGGCGCTTGCATTGCTCAGCTTCTTAATCACGCCCTCCGGCACCCGCAATATTGTTGCCGAAGACGATCTCATTACCCGCGTCAATAAAGAGGAGCAGATCGCGACCGAGCTGTTGCGAACCGCTTTAAAAGCGCTTGAGATCAAAACGAAACTGGTCCGACGCGAGCTGCGATACAAAACCTATTTCTATGAGCTGGTCAGCGAATTTCTTGTCCCGTGGGTGGCTAATCAAAAAGCCGCCCGATCGATGGCGATAGAACACCGTCGGCTTGACGAAACAAGCCTTCGGACAGCAGGCGCCGTACCAGGCGCGATCGGTATCGCGCCCGACCCACACCATCTTGAGATGCTTCGACAAGACCTTCGGATCTGGCATGCGTGGCGACGAAACAACCCCACCATAGCGCCGACGCTGGCCCGCGCGGACCTCGCGGGTCGTCCGTTGCGGGCAATCGATCTCAGCGACGCGAATCTGAGCCAGGCGACTCTTGATGAAACCGATCTGCGCGATGCGCTCCTGCGGAGCGCGGACCTGACGGCTGCGACGCTGCAAGGCGCCGATCTCACCGGGGCCAACCTGGGCCGTGCGACGCTGCGCGGTGCGCGGCTCGACCACGCGAAGCTCAGGCAGGCACAGTTGAGGGACGCCAATCTCATGCGGGCAAGCCTGGTAGAGGCCGACCTGCGCGGCGCCGACCTGACGCACGCCGATCTCACCGGAGCTGATTTGACAGGCGCTAACCTCAGCGGCGCGAGCTTGAGCTACGCAACGCTGGTTGATACCAACCTCAAGCGTGCGGACATGACCGGCTGTACGGTGATCGGCATCACCTTGTGGGATATGAACCTGGAAGGAGCCGATCAATCGAGCCTCGTGATCTCCGATCCCGATGAGCCGTCGATCACCGTCGACGATCTCGGCGTCGCTCCTTTTGTGGGCATGCTGCTGAAGAGCAGCACGATCCAGCAGGTGTTCACCGCACGCTCGTCGAAAGCGGTCCTCTTGCTCGGCAACTTTGCACAGGACCGGATGGATATTCTGGAGACGATGCTCGGCGTGATCCGTGGCCGTGGCTACGTACCCATGGTGATCAATGTCGATCGGGCGTATGGACAGGACATTGCGAAGACCATCGACATCCTGATCAGCTTATCCAGGTTTGTGATCGCGGATTTCAGCGGCGTGTCGTCGCCGCTGGAACTGCTGTCGACGCTGGCAGCCATCACGATACCGTTTGTGCCGCTGATCCACCAGGGGGAGCGTGTCGTTGGCCTACCGGTCGGGATGCAACCGGTGCTCGCGGTGCCATTCATCGCGTACACCGGTCCCGATAGCCTGAGCCGGCGTCTGCCCGCAGAGGGTATCGATGCGGCTGAGCAAAAGTACCAGGAGCGGCAGCTTCTCCTGCGACAACGCCTGGGCCAGGCCGCCGAGCCGACCCAGCCGCACGTGGCTCCTGTCGACGTGGCACAACCGCAATCGCGCGCTCCTTCCGATGCGGGTGTGGAGCCGCCGCTGCTGATCGCCAGCCCCGTCGAGGCGACGTTATCAGACGAGCAAAAACAAACGATCTCGAACATCGTGCAGAACTACACTTCCCAAGACCGGATTCGCGTAGCACACAAGGATGTGAAAGTTCTCGCACAAGACCCGGAATTGAACGAGCTGCTCACACCCGTAGGGAGCGACAGCGAAGAGCGGTACCTGGACCTGATCGAGCTGGGGCAGCGGATCCAGGCGGCGCAAACAGGCGCACGTCGGTTCGGCGGGATCGCCAGGTATTTGTTGCGCATGCTGCAGATCAAGATACGCTATGCGCCATCATCGGCACCGCCAGAAACGGAGTTCGGCGTATGA